In Camelina sativa cultivar DH55 chromosome 16, Cs, whole genome shotgun sequence, a single window of DNA contains:
- the LOC104749423 gene encoding serine/threonine-protein kinase-like protein ACR4, which translates to MRMFERRAREWTLLVKLVLFTSIWQLASALGSMSPIAISYGEGGSVLCGLKSDGSHLVVCYGSNSAILYGTPAHFQFIGLTGGDGFMCGLLMQSYQSSKDSAFTKDNGKIRPDLDELQKRRRARVFTYEELEKAADGFKEESIVGKGSFSCVYKGVLRDGTTVALKKAIMSSDKQKNSNEFRTELDLLSRLNHAHLLSLLGYCEEGGERLLVYEFMAHGSLHNHLHGKNKALKEQLDWVKRVTIAVQAARGIEXVGRRQSSNVSSSSLVDCWGYNMTRNFVFGKQIHSLSAGAEFNCGLSSKDKSVFCWGDENSSQVISLIPKETKFQKIAAGGYHVCGILDGLNSRVLCWGKSFEFEEEISGTSTGEQILNLPPKEPLLAVVGGKFYACGIKRYDHSAVCWGFFVNRSTPAPKGIGFYDLAAGNYFTCGVLSGTSMSPVCWGLGFPASIPLAVSRGLCINTPCPPGTHELSNQDNSPCKVPGSHICLPCSPNCPTEMYQKSECTERSDQVCLYNCSSCFSTECSSNCSSASTSGGKARGKFWSLQLPIATAEIGFALFLVAVVSITAVLYIRYRLRHCRCSENDTRSSKDSAFTKDNGKIRPDLDELQKRRRARVFTYEELEKAADGFKEESIVGKGSFSCVYKGVLRDGTTVALKKAIMSSDKQKNSNEFRTELDLLSRLNHAHLLSLLGYCEEGGERLLVYEFMAHGSLHNHLHGKNKALKEQLDWVKRVTIAVQAARGIEYLHGYACPPVIHRDIKSSNILIDEEHNARVADFGLSLLGPVDSGSPLAELPAGTLGYLDPEYYRLHYLTTKSDVYSFGVLLLEILSGRKAIDMHYEEGNIVEWAVPLIKAGDINALLDPVLKHPSEIEALKRIVSVACKCVRMRGKDRPSMDKVTTALERALAQLMGNPSSEQPILPTEVVLGSSRMHKKSWRIGSKRSGSENTEFRGGSWITFPSVTSSQRRKSSASEEDVVEEEDEGRKQQEVLRSLEEEIGPASPGQSLFLHHNF; encoded by the exons ATGAGAATGTTCGAAAGGAGAGCAAGGGAATGGACTCTCCTTGTAAAGCTTGTGCTTTTCACTAGTATATGGCAGCTTGCTTCAGCTCTTGGTTCAATGTCTCCAATTGCAATTTCCTACGGAGAAGGTGGTTCTGTATTATGTGGTCTGAAATCTGATGGGTCTCATCTTGTGGTTTGCTACGGATCAAACTCAGCGATCCTCTATGGGACTCCTGCTCACTTCCAGTTCATCGGTTTAACGGGTGGAGATGGGTTTATGTGTGGGCTTCTGATGCAATCTTATCA GTCTTCTAAAGATTCAGCCTTTACGAAAGATAATGGCAAAATCCGTCCTGATCTTGATGAGCTGCAAAAGCGCAGAAGGGCTCGAGTTTTCACTTATGAGGAACTTGAAAAGGCTGCCGATGGATTCAAAGAAGAGTCAATAGTGGGGAAAGGGAGTTTCTCATGTGTGTACAAAGGAGTACTGAGAGATGGAACCACTGTTGCGTTGAAGAAAGCGATAATGTCATCAGACAAACAGAAGAACTCAAATGAGTTTCGCACGGAGCTTGATCTGTTATCAAGACTCAACCATGCTCATCTTCTCAGCCTTCTCGGATACTGCGAAGAAGGTGGAGAAAGGCTTCTGGTTTATGAGTTTATGGCACACGGCTCACTGCACAACCATCTTCATGGAAAGAACAAGGCCTTGAAAGAACAACTAGATTGGGTCAAACGAGTAACGATTGCTGTCCAAGCTGCTAGAGGAATCGAATANGTGGGAAGAAGACAGAGCAGcaacgtttcttcttcttcccttgttgATTGTTGGGGATATAATATGACCAGAAACTTTGTCTTTGGTAAGCAGATACATTCTCTCTCGGCTGGCGCCGAGTTCAACTGCGGGCTGTCCTCCAAAGATAAGTCTGTTTTCTGTTGGGGCGACGAGAACAGCAGCCAAGTAATCAGTTTAATCCCAAAGGAAAcaaagtttcagaaaattgcagCTGGTGGATACCATGTCTGTGGCATTCTTGACGGGTTGAATTCGAGAGTGCTCTGTTGGGGAAAGAGCTTTGAGTTCGAAGAGGAGATCTCAGGGACGTCGACAGGGGAACAGATTCTTAATTTACCACCAAAAGAGCCACTCTTGGCAGTGGTTGGTGGAAAGTTTTATGCTTGTGGAATCAAACGTTATGATCATAGTGCGGTTTGCTGGGGTTTTTTCGTTAATCGGAGTACACCTGCTCCTAAAGGTATAGGCTTTTATGATCTTGCAGCAGGGAATTACTTCActtgtggagttctctcagggaCTTCTATGTCACCTGTTTGTTGGGGTCTTGGTTTCCCTGCTTCTATCCCTTTAGCTGTCTCACGGGGACTCTGTATAAACACTCCTTGTCCACCAGGAACTCATGAACTCAGTAACCAAGACAACTCGCCTTGCAAAGTGCCTGGCTCTCACATTTGCTTGCCATGTAGTCCGAACTGCCCTACTGAAATGTATCAGAAAAGCGAATGCACGGAGAGATCTGATCAGGTTTGTCTTTATAACTGCTCGAGTTGCTTCTCAACTGAATGCTCTTCAAACTGCTCTTCTGCGTCTACTAGTGGGGGCAAGGCAAGAGGAAAATTCTGGTCACTGCAGCTACCTATTGCAACTGCAGAGATTGGCTTTGCTCTCTTTTTGGTAGCAGTTGTCTCGATAACAGCGGTTTTATACATTCGTTACAGACTGAGGCATTGTAGGTGCTCAGAAAATGATACAAGGTCTTCTAAAGATTCAGCCTTTACGAAAGATAATGGCAAAATCCGTCCTGATCTTGATGAGCTGCAAAAGCGCAGAAGGGCTCGAGTTTTCACTTATGAGGAACTTGAAAAGGCTGCCGATGGATTCAAAGAAGAGTCAATAGTGGGGAAAGGGAGTTTCTCATGTGTGTACAAAGGTGTACTGAGAGATGGAACCACTGTTGCGTTGAAGAAAGCGATAATGTCATCAGACAAACAGAAGAACTCAAATGAGTTTCGCACGGAGCTTGATCTGTTATCAAGACTCAACCATGCTCATCTTCTCAGCCTTCTCGGATACTGCGAAGAAGGTGGAGAAAGGCTTCTGGTTTATGAGTTTATGGCACACGGCTCACTGCACAACCATCTTCATGGAAAGAACAAGGCCTTGAAAGAACAACTAGATTGGGTCAAACGAGTAACGATTGCTGTCCAAGCTGCTAGAGGAATCGAATACTTGCATGGTTACGCCTGCCCTCCCGTGATTCACCGGGATATTAAATCATCAAACATTCttatagatgaagaacacaatgCTCGAGTAGCTgattttggtctctccttactTGGTCCTGTTGATAGTGGCTCTCCTTTGGCAGAACTACCAGCAGGAACTCTCGGTTACCTCGATCCCGAGTACTATCGACTGCACTATCTCACAACCAAATCCGATGTGTACAGCTTTGGAGTCCTGCTTCTAGAGATCCTAAGTGGAAGAAAAGCCATAGACATGCACTACGAAGAAGGGAACATAGTAGAGTGGGCGGTTCCTTTGATCAAAGCAGGAGATATAAACGCACTCTTGGACCCGGTCTTGAAACATCCATCTGAAATTGAAGCTTTGAAAAGAATCGTGAGCGTGGCTTGCAAATGCGTGAGGATGAGAGGGAAAGATAGACCGTCGATGGATAAAGTGACAACAGCATTGGAACGAGCGCTTGCACAGCTAATGGGGAACCCGAGCAGCGAGCAGCCAATATTACCAACTGAAGTAGTGCTTGGGAGCAGTAGAATGCACAAGAAGTCATGGAGGATCGGTTCAAAAAGGTCTGGTTCCGAGAACACGGAATTTAGAGGCGGATCATGGATAACTTTCCCAAGTGTGACATCATCGCAGAGGAGGAAATCATCGGCCTCTGAAGAAGATgtagtggaggaggaggatgaaggGAGGAAACAACAAGAAGTCTTGAGGAGTCTTGAGGAAGAGATAGGGCCAGCTTCTCCTGGACAGAGCCTATTCTTGCATCataatttctga